The genomic region AGTGATAAAACAGCAAATCATTATTTATTGCTAAAGGGCCCTCCTGACCTACGATCTCTTTCCCCCCACTTATTTGGTCACTCAGCTATTCTGTTCAAAGACGAAAGCCAGGGCAGTCACTATTCCACAGCTGTGTTCTCAGCCCTCCCTTGGGTTTCTCTGAAAACCCTGTAGggaattatgttttctttttggccAAAGACCAACTCAGTAGTTAGATGGGCATCTTGTCTCAAATATAGAACCATCTCTAGGGAAGGGCTACAACAATATCCACGTCCCAAACAATTTTACCAAAGGGGTAGCATCCAAATGATAAGacctaattatttttagtataatcACATTTCCAttcatgtaaatatttcattttccctaTCTTAACTGCTTTGCTTTATGGATAAGGGCATGGAGAGGAATTAGTTATATTTCAATTCCTTCTTTAATTAGTTTCAGGTCTGTAATGTTCACCCATTGGGACAGAAAATTCAGAAGGGCTCTAGCAATGCTTGAAGAGGCAGGTAAATCCTGAGTcagcaaaagggaaaagaaagcacATTCAATTTTTTAAGAGGTTCACATCTCCAAGCAGTATTTGGGATATTACATCAAGTACAGAATTGGTACTAGGCAACTGGATCTAAAGTAATTGGTACTAGTAAATTAACAGATATACAGAATAATATttgccttcatttattttaaaagaaggtatttaaaaaataaagtctatgttTCTACAATTCTCTTGAACTATCAGTATAAAATAGCTCTTTAACAAATTCACATTAAAGGCCAATAACTACCATGAATACAAGACTTAGTTcccatttattttgtgattttgcaGGGTTTCAAACCAATGGGAAAAAATTATCtcttcacataaatgaaatttgCTACTCAACTATTATCTTCAGAATCATTGTAACCAAAACCCTGCCTGAAAATGATAATACAGAAGAGAACTATAATGTCTGAAAAGACTGCACAAGTTATAATaactggcattaaaaaaaaattaactactgAAGGCTTGGCCTCCCTTCTCTGATATTTGGCCTCTGATCTCTTTCTCAGGACAGTGATTTTCAATGTCTGGTGGTGTGTATCAGAATTCTGGAGAGCTAACAAGAGCATACAGAAGCCCAGGATCATTTAAATAAGAAAGGCCTGGgtctctgtatcttttttttgtttttgagacagggtcttgctctgttgcctgggctagagtgcagtggtggcatcatagctcactgcaacctcaaactcctgggctcatgtgatcctcctgcctcaggctcctaagtagctgggactacaggcacgctaacatgcccagctaatttttaaattttttgtagagatggggtcttgctatgttgtgcaggctggtcttgaactcctggcctcaagcaaccctcccaccttgacctcccggagggctaggattataggcatgagccaccatgcccggccttgtCTCTGTATTTTTACCATGTTCTCCAGCAAGCTTCCAAACCAGGCTGATCAGAAATACCTGGGAAGCTCTGAAATACACCATCACCACATTCCCAGGCTTCATCCCTAGAAATTTTGATTTAGCAGGTTTGAGGTTGGGACCccaaaaaatcttaaaacattttttaaaattttaacaaacttCCCAGGTAGTTTTGATCATCCAGATTTGGGAATACTGATTTAGGACACTTATTTAAGATCTATCCAAAAAACTTCAGGTCTCTGAGTTCACTAAGGATATTTGTAACTTTGGGTAGTTATAAATTACCAGCCTAGAGAGAATTTAACAAATTAAACTGTCTAGAAGTGATTTGATACTAAAATACCTGCCCAATTTAGTACTTATATTACCTAATGATTTTCTGTCTATCCACTCTCCTCCCCCGGGCCAAGGCCTGCACATAATATTTGCTTCCCATGGGTAAGTGCTAGCCACCTCCAGTGCTCATGAAGTTGTTCTGCTGGATTCTGCTCTGTTAACcactcctttttcttcttgcatTCAGATTCCCAAAGCTGCAAGGAACAGACCTATTTCAGAGTACCACAGCCAACTGCTGTCACTTGCAGCATTATGCATCAAGACATCAACCCAGAAACTTGCAAACCTTGCTCCCATTCCACTGGTAGGGAGACACTAGACAACCCTAATGTGAGGATTAAGTTCTTCGTGGAAGAAAATGCTCTCATCACACAAAATAGTTTAAAAGCTTGACTATTCTTGAAGCCAAGACAAGAGAAAGTTAATTATAACTTTAGAAGTTTCAAAATAACAGTGACTTCTGGGTCACCTCCAGTAGCCCCAAACCCATTGATGTCCAGACCCCCTCCTTCTGCATCTCAGAATTAGTAGATGCTTAAATTCCAAGACAGAAAGAATCTGAAAGCAATGGCCTATAAGGAATTTTGGAAATAACATTTGATCTCATTTCCTCTCAATCTGAAGTCATGGTATCAGTGTACATCCAACGGAAAAATAAGCTTAAAAGTAGGTGAGGGTTATAATCCTTAAAAACACAGATGTGGATTTCTAATCCTTCCCACAAAATTCCAGATCACAAATTGAGGGATGAGATGATCTTTCTTATACTGAAGGCACTAACTAGTCACATGAACCAGCAGCAAGTCAGAGCCAACATCCAGGAGATGCAGAAATGCACCTGGGTCCCAGCTGTTTTTTCTAAGTGAGATGGACCTCCTTACTGGACAGTTGGAAGGAGACAGTTCAAATGTAATTAATAAAACTGCCGGGTGGGCAATCAAAGGAAAGAGATGGAAAGACCTCCTAGAACTGGGATGGAAAACAAGCCAAACACTACTAGCAGCAGGCCCAGTTGGAGGAGGACTTGGTTTGTAGATTGATGTAGTCCCCTTGGGTGGACAAAGACATGATATCTTCTCTGGAATTGCTCATCATCTTTTCAATGAGgactctaaaaagaaataaaaaataagcctgAGAAGCTAgatggaggaaaaggagaaatggcAGACATTGTCTTATCACCAGACAGCATTCAGTAAAGCCCCAAGGTTTAAATGCCCCTTCGTGCTCAGTTATCTCAGGAGAGAAGACAGTATCCCTGACCTTCAGCAGCTGGCATTCCAGTGGCTCAGTCTGTTCTTGTTCgctcagaaataagaaaagaagttcCACAGGGCTTCAGTGGAAGACGGATAAATCTTCATGCCTGTCCCCAGGACAGCATGAAATACTCACCTCATGGCCTCATTAACATTTTTGTTCTCCTTGACTGATGTTTCTGTCCAACCTGTGAAACCGTTCTCTTTACTGAACCGGTCAATCTGGTCCCTGCTCACTGCCCAAGGTGACAGATCACACTgacaaagagaataaataaaaggcaacaCCATAAACTTCCTGGAAATAGAAATATGGCTTAGATGCCtgtgtatttaaaacatttttctaccaATGGCTAAGAACACACCAGCATCTAAAATCTATAGTCAGCATCCTTCCTAAAGAAAGTCTCACCCTCAACATCCTTTGAAAGGAGGTAGAGATGATTCTGCTAACTTGAGAAGGGGAAACGGACGCCCCAAATCAGACAGCATTGTAGATATGCTTACTCCCTGACCACAGATAGAGGCTAGGGGCTATTTTCTTAGGTTGGCCACATACCTTGTTGGCCAAGAGCAGACAGGGCACGGGCTCTCCATTGGGCAGTGTGAGCTTGCTGTCCAGGTCCTGTTTCCATCTCTGGCTATTGCTGAAGGTAGTGGCATTGGTAACATCAAACATGATAACACAGGCAGAAGCGTCCCTATAGTACAGTCGTGTCATAGAGGTGAAGCGCTCCTGTcctggggagaaagaagagagttCCTGAGAAGGTGATCCTAAGAACCAGTCTCAGCACCCTCTCTGacaccccttcctctctccctttgttGAGGAGGAAGGCAGTAAGCACACGTGGCAGAGGGAGCCACTCACTGTCCCTCTCTAACTTGGTTTTCCATCTGTCCCATAAAGGGATAATTAAGCCCAATCATCTCCAAGGTAGATTCTGCACCCAGATTGCTCAAGTCCAAATCCCTGCCCTGCCATTTAACCATCTATGTGTCTTAGGGCAAATCGAACTCTTGGTGCTTcatatttctcatctgtaaaatggagataaaagcaGGAGTTTTATGATAgaactgttgtgaggattaatgaaTCAGTGAATTTAAAATGCTCAGAtgagtgcttggcacataataagggTTCACTATTATTATTGTCTCTATTTTCTGGGGGTCTTGTTTCTCACCAAGGTCAGCTTTAAACCTAGAAAAAGCACCTTCCCCCTGCTCTGGGAGCATCCACCTATGGTCTGGACAATCCACCACCTTGCCAGCCCTGCCACCCACACAGACTGCTCCAGATCTATTCAGGGCAGAACATCTACAAAAGCTCTATGTATCCTCAGAGCAGCCCAATCATGCCAGCTTCAGAAACGATAATTTCTGGTTTTACTGCCTCACTTTTTCTGAGAGTTTGCTGGTTAAACCAAAATTTCTTCCCTTGTTCCTATCCAGCCTTCACAGCTTACCTGCGATATCCCACAGCTGGAGCCGCACCATCTCTGAGTCAGACCACTGGAGAACCTTCAGAGCAAAATCCactgaaaatatatgt from Lemur catta isolate mLemCat1 chromosome 23, mLemCat1.pri, whole genome shotgun sequence harbors:
- the RAB29 gene encoding ras-related protein Rab-7L1, which encodes MGSRDHLFKVLVVGDAAVGKTSLVQRYSQDSFSKHYKSTVGVDFALKVLQWSDSEMVRLQLWDIAGQERFTSMTRLYYRDASACVIMFDVTNATTFSNSQRWKQDLDSKLTLPNGEPVPCLLLANKCDLSPWAVSRDQIDRFSKENGFTGWTETSVKENKNVNEAMRVLIEKMMSNSREDIMSLSTQGDYINLQTKSSSNWACC